The genomic stretch CGCCGCAGGGTCTATGCCGCCATCGGGAAGGACAAGGAAATCAGCGCCGGAGACATCAGTGTCATCGCGAAAGACGGCGCGGTGACACTGAATGGCACGGTCACGGAAGCTGCCCAGGTCGGCAAAACCGAGGCGATCGCCAGGGGCGTTCCCGGAGTGACGTCGGTGACCAACAAGCTGACGGTGAAGAAACCGTTTGGCGGCATGTAAACTGCCGTAGTCAAGCACGGAGTACGGCGAGGCCGAAGACAACGGGCCACGCCGACTTCTACTCATCAGTGGCGACGCCGATTAGGCGGCCTCGCGCAGCCACTGCCTCCTTGCGAGACTG from Paraburkholderia sp. IMGN_8 encodes the following:
- a CDS encoding BON domain-containing protein → MKTIKALKLAVVAWFVAASTTVWSQTGEAASAPVSAQGASVTAASGAVAPAGRKADRALRRRVYAAIGKDKEISAGDISVIAKDGAVTLNGTVTEAAQVGKTEAIARGVPGVTSVTNKLTVKKPFGGM